Proteins encoded within one genomic window of Conchiformibius steedae:
- a CDS encoding DUF4390 domain-containing protein has protein sequence MTNTSPQMYRLRHTWARRVRALKLLLALPVLYLAFATAVQAQSESIIPLRHDGQILQDGRLSIHTRFQTNLPPNLQNALKEGVPLDFDLHYRLEKPRLTSYRYRLANWIGGSDQTTVSYRLSFHPLTNRYRVSVGTFSHEYETLEAALKSVGAIANWQVLDPGALSDTDTKHIRVKIRLHLSTAQLPKPFQINAIHAGNWQLDSGWKRLDIRR, from the coding sequence ATGACAAACACCAGCCCCCAAATGTATCGCCTGCGCCACACTTGGGCGCGGCGCGTCCGCGCCCTCAAGCTGCTGCTGGCGCTGCCTGTTCTCTATTTGGCTTTCGCCACCGCCGTTCAAGCGCAAAGCGAAAGCATTATTCCCCTGCGCCACGACGGGCAAATCCTGCAAGACGGACGCCTGTCGATACACACGCGCTTTCAAACCAACCTACCGCCCAATCTGCAAAACGCCTTAAAAGAAGGCGTACCTTTGGATTTTGATTTGCACTACCGTTTGGAAAAACCGCGTTTAACCTCTTACCGCTACCGTTTGGCAAACTGGATAGGCGGCAGCGACCAAACCACCGTTAGCTACCGCTTATCGTTTCACCCGCTCACCAACCGCTACCGTGTCAGCGTGGGGACGTTTTCCCACGAATACGAAACGCTGGAAGCTGCGCTCAAAAGCGTGGGCGCGATTGCCAACTGGCAAGTGCTTGACCCTGGTGCGCTGTCCGATACCGACACCAAACACATACGGGTCAAAATCAGGCTGCATTTAAGCACTGCCCAACTGCCCAAGCCCTTCCAGATTAACGCCATACACGCAGGCAATTGGCAGCTGGATTCGGGCTGGAAACGGCTGGACATCCGCCGCTAA